From a region of the Odoribacter splanchnicus DSM 20712 genome:
- a CDS encoding 4Fe-4S dicluster domain-containing protein encodes MAKFRGAIVVDTEHCKGCSLCVVACPTKVIELNPDVNGKGYHYAYMKNPEACIGCASCGLVCPDSVITVYKKNVE; translated from the coding sequence ATGGCAAAATTCAGAGGAGCAATTGTTGTAGACACCGAACATTGCAAAGGATGTAGTCTGTGTGTCGTAGCATGTCCGACTAAAGTGATCGAGCTGAATCCGGATGTAAACGGAAAGGGTTATCACTATGCTTATATGAAAAATCCCGAAGCTTGTATCGGCTGTGCGAGCTGTGGTCTGGTATGTCCCGACTCTGTAATCACTGTCTATAAAAAAAATGTAGAATAA
- a CDS encoding SusC/RagA family TonB-linked outer membrane protein — translation MKNDVSAIPAGKSNYLKRLLFLLVCVLMSGNAVWAQQPTITIHAKNQSLKEVLKEIEQQSKHSFIYSSSTINVNQKVNLECNGVSLDKALEQLGAIADITYSISNHQIMLAPAGKQPTPAAVAGNQKGAKAGQTIRGVVKDENGDPIVGASVFFKGTTVGVATDVDGKFTLKTTEAGQLLVASFIGYSNAEVKVMPNQEVYNFDLKPESKMIEEVIVTGYQTISKERATGSFAIISPKDMEGKLQTNVMDRLEGKVAGLTSNRGNIQIRGVSTLNGDKTPLYVVDGIPFEGEPGSQTTPLDVLNPSDVVNITVLKDATAASIYGARSANGVIVITTRSGSTGKPRVNYNGSIKLQGLPDRDYANKMSSSELVDFQKMLIQTFPNVNRYDANRFQNDVQLLLLDWRDGKLSESELETKLKPYRTHDRYNQVIDEFLRKRAITHQHNLSFNGGSDIYKYNFSINYTGTAPHEREQKTKRIGFNIKNTFNLFKWFTLDAGIIGSNKSEDYDNGVLGMNLLNAGTSSYYMLRDDEGNPLQMYNTKSQAEIDRLKSIGLMDETYIPVNEMASRHYTAKSRYLNLNFGAKFKIIDGLNLELRYQTENTTGFTKQYDTKNALDVKTMINDAAVLNPNGTLKYNIPVGGQIVQTNTDNNSYTMRAQVNYNNTFSERHDLQVLVGAERRKVVTSQNGFYRLGYDDQTLVYSEINALDLNQMLRGTQSIYGTFSFKNKTPGFSHVDNRYVSFYGNASYTLDNRLTVNGSIRIDQSNLFGTDPKYQYKPLWSVGAHYVLFQNKTNWLDRLVLRATYGINGNVSKKNGPYLIAAADRNNYFTNESAFYIKSPANPSLRWEKTQVTNIAVDFNLFQNRLNGSVEFYNKKSSDLLGDFSTDPTLGWSSMLMNFASLYNRGVEIVLNSENIKTNEFSWTSNFIFGYNKNKVLEVETSDESAYSYYSKLNTRKNYAMNSMFSVRYAGLDENGIPTAYNKNGEIVKSADLLTKEDLVYSGTYEPRFNASFTNRLSYKGFDLSFMFIYAGGHVMRDVKAGMLIAQHPIYRTSNADRDLMNYWKSAEDNNNPDINPAFAFQNQAAMKAKDLWSAADKHVQKGDYIKLRDVTLGYTIPPHLLKKYMIQGIRLNVQIQNLWYWAANRNNLDPEVWNGSSLSPSRGSHLPANVTFGLSVNF, via the coding sequence ATGAAAAACGATGTATCAGCTATTCCAGCCGGAAAAAGCAACTACCTGAAACGGCTTTTATTCCTGCTGGTATGTGTGCTAATGTCAGGGAATGCGGTGTGGGCGCAGCAACCTACAATCACCATTCATGCTAAAAATCAATCTTTAAAAGAGGTATTGAAAGAAATCGAGCAGCAAAGTAAGCACTCGTTTATCTATTCCTCGAGTACCATCAATGTCAACCAGAAAGTTAATCTGGAATGTAATGGTGTATCTTTAGACAAAGCTTTGGAACAATTGGGAGCCATTGCCGACATCACTTACTCCATTTCCAATCATCAGATTATGCTGGCTCCGGCAGGGAAACAACCGACTCCGGCAGCAGTAGCCGGCAATCAGAAAGGAGCTAAAGCCGGACAAACCATCCGGGGGGTTGTGAAAGACGAAAACGGAGATCCGATTGTAGGAGCCAGTGTTTTCTTTAAAGGTACTACAGTAGGTGTCGCTACAGACGTCGATGGGAAATTCACGCTAAAAACGACAGAAGCGGGCCAATTGCTGGTGGCCTCCTTCATCGGTTACAGCAATGCCGAAGTGAAAGTAATGCCTAACCAGGAAGTCTACAACTTCGACCTGAAACCGGAATCGAAGATGATCGAAGAAGTCATCGTCACCGGTTACCAGACCATCTCTAAAGAACGGGCAACCGGTTCGTTCGCCATCATCTCTCCCAAAGATATGGAAGGGAAATTACAAACCAACGTTATGGATCGTCTGGAAGGGAAGGTGGCCGGATTGACTTCGAACCGCGGGAATATTCAGATTCGAGGAGTCTCTACCTTGAATGGCGACAAGACACCGTTATATGTAGTAGATGGTATTCCGTTTGAAGGAGAACCGGGCAGCCAAACTACGCCATTGGATGTGCTTAACCCTTCGGATGTTGTGAATATCACAGTATTGAAAGACGCTACAGCTGCTTCTATCTACGGAGCTCGTTCCGCCAACGGTGTAATTGTTATCACAACGCGCAGCGGTTCAACAGGCAAACCGCGTGTCAACTATAACGGAAGTATCAAATTGCAAGGCCTCCCCGATAGGGATTATGCAAACAAAATGTCCAGTTCGGAATTGGTGGACTTCCAAAAAATGTTGATTCAAACTTTCCCGAATGTAAATCGTTATGATGCCAACCGTTTCCAAAACGATGTGCAATTGTTATTGCTGGATTGGAGAGACGGCAAATTAAGCGAATCGGAACTTGAAACGAAATTGAAACCCTACCGTACACATGACAGGTACAACCAAGTGATTGATGAATTCCTTCGTAAAAGGGCCATCACACACCAACACAACCTTTCATTTAATGGTGGTTCGGACATCTACAAATACAATTTTTCTATAAACTACACCGGAACCGCTCCACACGAACGAGAACAGAAAACGAAACGTATAGGTTTTAATATCAAAAATACGTTTAATCTCTTTAAGTGGTTTACTTTGGATGCAGGCATCATCGGCAGCAATAAGTCCGAAGATTACGACAATGGCGTGTTGGGTATGAACTTGTTGAATGCGGGTACCTCTTCCTATTATATGTTGCGTGACGACGAAGGCAATCCGCTCCAGATGTACAATACCAAATCGCAGGCAGAAATCGACCGTTTGAAAAGTATCGGGTTGATGGACGAGACCTATATTCCGGTCAATGAAATGGCATCTCGCCACTATACGGCAAAAAGCCGTTACCTGAACTTGAATTTCGGAGCCAAATTCAAGATTATTGACGGGCTGAACCTCGAATTGCGTTACCAGACGGAAAATACCACCGGATTCACGAAGCAATATGACACGAAAAATGCTTTGGATGTAAAAACCATGATTAACGATGCTGCCGTATTAAATCCAAACGGTACGTTAAAATACAACATCCCTGTCGGAGGACAGATTGTGCAGACCAATACGGACAATAATTCCTACACGATGCGTGCCCAGGTGAACTATAACAACACCTTTTCCGAGCGTCATGACTTACAAGTGCTTGTCGGCGCAGAACGGCGGAAAGTCGTTACCTCTCAAAACGGTTTCTACCGTTTGGGATACGATGATCAGACATTGGTGTACAGCGAAATCAACGCGCTTGACTTGAATCAAATGCTTCGGGGCACTCAAAGTATATACGGAACATTCTCATTCAAGAACAAGACTCCGGGTTTCTCGCATGTGGACAACCGTTATGTATCATTCTATGGAAATGCATCCTATACTTTAGACAACCGTCTGACCGTGAATGGAAGTATCCGTATTGACCAATCAAACCTTTTCGGTACAGACCCCAAATATCAGTATAAACCTTTATGGTCTGTAGGTGCCCACTATGTTCTGTTTCAAAACAAAACCAATTGGTTAGATCGTCTTGTGCTTCGTGCCACTTACGGTATCAACGGTAACGTTTCTAAAAAGAACGGTCCTTACCTGATTGCCGCAGCAGACAGGAACAACTACTTTACCAACGAAAGTGCATTCTATATCAAAAGTCCGGCAAACCCGTCATTGCGTTGGGAAAAGACCCAAGTAACCAACATCGCAGTAGATTTCAATTTATTCCAAAACCGTTTGAACGGCTCTGTCGAATTCTATAACAAAAAGAGTAGTGATCTTTTGGGAGACTTCTCCACCGATCCGACCCTGGGATGGAGTTCCATGTTGATGAACTTTGCCAGTTTGTACAACCGAGGTGTAGAAATCGTATTGAACAGTGAGAATATCAAAACGAATGAATTCTCATGGACTTCTAACTTCATATTCGGATACAACAAAAATAAAGTGCTTGAAGTCGAGACTTCTGATGAATCGGCTTACAGTTACTATAGCAAACTGAACACCCGTAAAAATTATGCCATGAATTCCATGTTCAGCGTTCGTTATGCTGGTTTGGATGAAAACGGTATTCCAACCGCCTATAACAAGAATGGAGAAATTGTAAAATCTGCCGACCTTTTGACCAAGGAAGATTTAGTTTACTCGGGTACTTACGAGCCACGTTTCAATGCATCATTTACTAATCGTTTAAGTTATAAAGGTTTTGATCTTTCCTTCATGTTTATCTATGCCGGCGGTCATGTAATGCGCGATGTAAAAGCAGGCATGTTGATTGCACAGCATCCTATTTACCGCACCTCCAATGCCGACCGCGACCTGATGAATTACTGGAAAAGCGCAGAGGATAACAACAATCCGGACATCAACCCGGCTTTTGCTTTCCAAAACCAGGCAGCCATGAAAGCAAAAGACCTTTGGAGTGCAGCCGACAAACATGTACAGAAAGGCGACTACATCAAATTGCGCGATGTGACTCTTGGTTATACCATTCCCCCACATTTGTTGAAAAAATACATGATTCAAGGTATCCGCCTGAATGTACAGATACAGAACCTTTGGTACTGGGCCGCCAATAGGAACAACCTGGATCCCGAAGTATGGAACGGCAGCAGCCTTTCACCCTCACGCGGCTCTCACCTCCCGGCAAATGTGACATTCGGTTTATCAGTTAATTTCTAA
- a CDS encoding 3-methyl-2-oxobutanoate dehydrogenase subunit VorB, whose product MAEVKLMKGNEVIAEAAIRCGCDGYFGYPITPQSEVMETLMLRKPWEETGMVVLQAESELAAINMVYGGASCGKKVMTSSSSPGISLKQEGITYIAGAELPCLVVDVMRGGPGLGTIQPSQSDYFQATKGGGHGDYHLIVLAPASVQEMSDFVVLGFELAFKYRNPAMVLADGVIGQMMEKVVLPDYTPRWTDEEIEKISGDWALTGKKKNRNHHIITSLELEAHRQEVFNEKLQRKYREIEANEVRYEALNCEDADYIFVAYGSCARICQKSIQLARQEGIKVGLLRPITLYPFPTQAISDLCAKTKGFLSIEMSAGQMVEDVRLAVNGRVKVDFYGRMGGVVPTPEEIVEALKNKFKI is encoded by the coding sequence ATGGCAGAAGTAAAATTAATGAAGGGTAATGAAGTAATCGCAGAAGCCGCCATTCGTTGCGGATGCGATGGTTATTTTGGTTACCCGATTACCCCGCAATCTGAAGTCATGGAAACCCTCATGCTGCGCAAACCATGGGAAGAGACAGGCATGGTGGTATTGCAGGCAGAAAGCGAACTGGCCGCGATCAATATGGTATATGGCGGTGCATCTTGTGGTAAAAAAGTAATGACCTCTTCCTCTAGTCCGGGTATCAGCTTAAAACAAGAAGGTATCACTTATATCGCCGGAGCGGAATTACCTTGCTTGGTAGTCGACGTTATGCGTGGAGGCCCTGGCTTAGGTACGATTCAACCTTCACAAAGTGACTACTTTCAGGCGACCAAAGGTGGTGGACACGGTGATTATCACCTGATCGTTCTTGCCCCCGCATCGGTTCAGGAAATGAGTGATTTTGTCGTATTGGGTTTCGAGCTGGCTTTTAAATATCGTAATCCGGCTATGGTATTGGCCGATGGCGTGATCGGTCAGATGATGGAAAAAGTAGTCCTTCCGGACTATACGCCGAGATGGACAGATGAAGAAATCGAAAAAATATCGGGCGATTGGGCACTGACCGGTAAAAAGAAAAACCGGAATCATCATATCATCACTTCTTTGGAACTGGAAGCACACCGTCAGGAAGTATTCAACGAAAAACTTCAACGGAAATACCGCGAAATCGAAGCCAACGAAGTCCGCTACGAAGCACTCAATTGTGAGGATGCCGACTACATTTTCGTAGCTTACGGTTCTTGTGCACGTATTTGCCAAAAATCCATCCAATTAGCCCGCCAGGAAGGTATCAAAGTAGGACTGTTACGTCCGATCACCCTCTATCCTTTCCCGACACAAGCCATTTCGGATCTATGCGCTAAAACCAAAGGTTTCCTTTCAATAGAAATGAGTGCCGGACAAATGGTTGAAGACGTACGGTTGGCTGTCAACGGAAGAGTGAAAGTAGATTTCTACGGCCGTATGGGTGGTGTTGTACCTACTCCGGAAGAGATCGTGGAAGCACTGAAAAATAAATTTAAGATTTAA
- a CDS encoding thioredoxin family protein, with the protein MKKLIFLFSLFIAFQAVAQEGIRFRHCSWEEAKAMAKKEKKPIFIDFYTQWCGPCLNMAENIFTLGSVGNFYNDHFVCLKIDAETGEGVELAKKYEVASFPTFVFVNPKTEKAIHISGSNQDRETFLFTGASALDPQKTSVYLMEQQKAGNTKPEFLLDYAYYAASRYNRTESEKCAEQLITKPGYSLENPKVWALFVKSIHGRDNKLFKMLCSDIDKYRKIHGIQAVDSKLFKECNYCPDAAELAALPDFEGKTFLTRKNEADRLISAEKYEEAARLIDQMVADPGAFREELCMYFRFMTRSATYKDYPEFWKEKCLEYSRYMAYNMPDRDEAITYFDYLSQLEHYLNTHPEIQQQLPDCLKNKPKYGAQELSMRPAQLKQKPKKK; encoded by the coding sequence ATGAAAAAATTAATTTTCCTGTTCAGTCTCTTTATCGCCTTCCAGGCAGTTGCCCAAGAAGGTATCCGATTCCGGCATTGCAGCTGGGAAGAAGCCAAAGCTATGGCAAAAAAAGAGAAAAAACCGATTTTTATCGATTTCTATACCCAATGGTGCGGTCCCTGCCTGAATATGGCTGAAAACATCTTCACCTTAGGAAGTGTAGGTAATTTTTACAACGATCATTTTGTATGCCTGAAGATCGATGCAGAAACAGGCGAAGGAGTCGAATTAGCCAAAAAATACGAAGTAGCTTCCTTCCCCACCTTTGTTTTTGTAAATCCCAAAACCGAAAAAGCAATCCATATCTCCGGTAGTAATCAAGACCGGGAAACTTTCCTTTTCACCGGAGCTTCGGCCCTGGATCCCCAAAAGACCTCTGTCTATCTGATGGAACAACAGAAAGCAGGCAATACTAAACCGGAATTCCTACTCGATTACGCTTATTATGCAGCCTCCCGCTATAACCGGACAGAAAGCGAAAAATGTGCCGAACAACTGATCACGAAGCCGGGTTATTCACTGGAAAATCCGAAAGTATGGGCCTTATTCGTGAAATCCATCCACGGACGGGACAACAAACTGTTTAAAATGCTTTGTTCCGATATCGACAAATACCGCAAAATTCACGGAATCCAGGCAGTAGACAGTAAATTATTCAAAGAATGTAACTACTGCCCGGATGCCGCCGAATTGGCAGCTCTACCCGATTTCGAAGGAAAAACATTCCTTACCCGGAAAAACGAGGCCGACCGACTGATTAGTGCCGAAAAATACGAAGAAGCTGCCCGGCTCATCGACCAAATGGTAGCTGATCCCGGTGCTTTCCGTGAAGAACTTTGTATGTATTTTCGCTTTATGACCCGTTCAGCCACTTACAAAGATTATCCGGAATTCTGGAAAGAAAAATGCCTGGAATATTCGCGGTATATGGCTTACAACATGCCCGACCGGGACGAAGCCATCACCTACTTCGATTACCTCAGCCAATTGGAACACTATCTGAATACCCATCCAGAAATTCAGCAACAACTACCCGATTGTCTGAAAAACAAACCCAAATACGGAGCTCAGGAATTGTCCATGCGCCCCGCTCAACTCAAACAAAAACCCAAAAAGAAATAA
- a CDS encoding RagB/SusD family nutrient uptake outer membrane protein, with protein sequence MKKYIYPILCTLLIVSQGCDHFLGNKPKGYAIPEAFEDYVKLFASQSLNSCMSTDAFYLTDDVHLLDDTVSAADLAYANQDDHERNLYSFKGGQIYTPGSDDNLWNAAYERIYTFNTIINNVLSSTDATDAEKHRLRAEALYQRAFEYLALVNIYARHYHKETAATDYGIPLITKDLVDQTYTRATVAEVYKQIEDDLKEASKSLKEVPINLFHPYLGSLHSFYARLYLYMGRYDDALTEAKEALKLNDQLQDLRPYQTKDKTTWGRIVLPDGTPMLEKDDNPEAVFVRLQSGRVTIPVSKDFLATFERNLPAGATDQRRALFYADDTVNMGRTDYFYGETCYILYAYQNVGFSTVENMLIAAECEARVGSKDNAMSYVNKLRDNRIKNNVALTATDKDEALRIVLDERRREFAFTGFHRLIDLKRLNYEDKFKKTVTHTADGETFTLAPNDNRYIFPINQMILNYNPGMPQYER encoded by the coding sequence ATGAAAAAATACATTTATCCGATACTCTGCACCCTACTGATAGTAAGTCAAGGATGCGACCATTTTTTGGGAAACAAACCGAAAGGGTATGCTATTCCCGAAGCTTTTGAAGACTATGTGAAATTGTTTGCCAGTCAGTCTCTCAATAGCTGCATGAGCACAGATGCATTTTATCTGACAGATGACGTGCATTTATTGGACGATACCGTTTCTGCTGCCGACCTGGCGTATGCAAACCAAGATGACCACGAGCGCAATCTCTACTCATTCAAAGGCGGACAGATTTACACGCCGGGGTCAGATGACAACTTGTGGAATGCCGCTTATGAGCGTATTTACACATTCAACACTATTATCAACAACGTGCTTTCCTCTACCGATGCCACCGATGCAGAAAAACATCGCCTGCGCGCCGAAGCGCTCTACCAGCGTGCTTTCGAATACCTGGCATTGGTCAACATCTACGCCCGCCATTATCACAAAGAAACGGCAGCAACCGATTATGGCATTCCTTTGATCACAAAGGATCTTGTAGATCAAACATACACCCGTGCCACTGTTGCCGAAGTATACAAACAAATAGAGGATGACTTAAAAGAAGCTTCTAAAAGCCTGAAAGAAGTCCCCATTAACTTATTCCATCCCTATTTAGGCAGCCTTCACTCTTTTTATGCCCGCCTGTATCTCTACATGGGACGTTATGACGATGCTCTCACCGAAGCAAAAGAGGCACTGAAACTGAACGACCAATTGCAAGATTTACGTCCTTATCAGACGAAGGATAAAACTACCTGGGGACGTATCGTCTTGCCCGATGGAACACCAATGCTCGAAAAGGATGACAATCCGGAAGCCGTATTTGTCCGTCTGCAAAGCGGACGTGTAACCATTCCGGTCAGCAAGGATTTTCTTGCAACATTTGAGCGTAACCTGCCTGCAGGAGCAACAGACCAGCGCCGTGCTTTGTTTTATGCCGACGATACCGTCAACATGGGACGTACCGATTATTTTTACGGGGAGACTTGCTATATTCTATATGCTTATCAGAACGTAGGTTTCTCCACTGTCGAAAACATGTTGATTGCCGCAGAATGCGAAGCCCGCGTCGGCTCCAAAGACAATGCAATGAGCTATGTGAACAAACTGCGTGACAACCGCATCAAAAACAACGTAGCCCTGACAGCAACCGACAAGGACGAAGCGCTCCGCATCGTATTGGACGAACGTCGCCGGGAATTTGCCTTCACGGGTTTCCACCGCCTGATAGACCTGAAACGTCTCAATTATGAAGACAAATTCAAAAAAACCGTCACCCATACGGCAGACGGCGAAACCTTTACCCTTGCACCGAACGACAATCGGTACATCTTCCCGATTAATCAAATGATTTTAAATTACAATCCGGGAATGCCGCAGTACGAGAGATAA
- a CDS encoding FecR domain-containing protein has protein sequence MNEELLLKYITGQATEGEKIRILNWLEEHPDNRLKFNRLKNTWVISKLPETKAPEASVLQYSRKIRHRKQNRRILGYGIAASLILLLSFQVFYQFNDYRQEIHFLENQQLAQLEYHTNKGVKGRVTLPDGSIVWLNSDSELKCPAQFSGDSREINFSGEGYFDVVKNPEKPMIVKLENGIQVIVKGTKFNLTSYKNDDNVSALLLSGNITVLRTKHSKQEEIKVKPNERIWIEKKERQKVNLTVPAETLPILGWKDGWLIFDETPIAEVLKKLERWHGMTFEVKDPEILDQKFTARFHEESISQILEIMHNVALLRFEIKDKTAVLYKY, from the coding sequence ATGAATGAAGAGTTATTACTCAAATATATAACGGGACAAGCGACAGAGGGGGAGAAAATAAGGATCCTGAATTGGCTGGAAGAGCATCCTGACAATCGACTGAAATTCAATCGATTAAAAAACACATGGGTCATAAGTAAGTTACCCGAGACCAAAGCTCCGGAAGCGAGCGTACTACAATACTCCCGTAAAATCCGCCACCGTAAACAAAACCGGCGAATCCTGGGTTATGGCATTGCCGCTTCATTGATCCTGCTTCTTTCCTTTCAAGTATTCTATCAATTCAATGACTATCGGCAAGAAATCCATTTTCTGGAAAATCAGCAATTAGCCCAATTGGAATACCATACCAATAAAGGAGTAAAAGGACGGGTCACGCTCCCTGACGGAAGTATCGTTTGGTTAAATTCTGACAGTGAATTGAAATGCCCGGCACAATTTTCCGGAGACAGCCGGGAAATCAATTTCTCGGGTGAGGGTTATTTCGATGTAGTAAAAAATCCCGAAAAACCGATGATCGTTAAATTGGAAAACGGAATTCAGGTTATCGTCAAAGGGACTAAATTTAATCTGACCTCCTATAAAAACGACGATAATGTCTCTGCCCTATTACTATCCGGTAATATCACCGTCTTGCGGACCAAGCATTCGAAACAGGAAGAAATCAAAGTCAAACCCAACGAAAGAATTTGGATAGAGAAAAAAGAGAGGCAAAAAGTCAATCTGACTGTCCCGGCCGAGACTTTACCCATCCTAGGTTGGAAAGACGGTTGGTTGATTTTCGACGAGACACCGATAGCGGAAGTCCTGAAAAAGCTGGAACGTTGGCATGGCATGACCTTCGAAGTGAAAGACCCGGAAATTCTGGATCAAAAATTTACCGCCCGTTTTCACGAGGAATCCATTTCCCAGATACTGGAAATCATGCATAACGTCGCCTTGCTCCGGTTTGAAATAAAGGATAAAACAGCCGTTCTGTATAAGTATTAA
- a CDS encoding 2-oxoacid:acceptor oxidoreductase family protein codes for MTEEIIIAGFGGQGVLSMGKILAYSGIMQDQEVSWMPSYGPEMRGGTANVTVIISDERISSPVLNAFDSAIVLNQQSMDKFEPLVKAGGTLIYDPNGITHHPTRKDINIYQIEGARLAAEGGNPKIFNMIILGGFLKVKPIINLDNLEKGLKKSLPARHHNLIPMNIEAVQTGMAELKTIHQL; via the coding sequence ATGACAGAAGAAATTATTATAGCCGGATTCGGAGGACAGGGGGTACTTTCTATGGGAAAGATCCTGGCTTATTCCGGCATCATGCAAGATCAGGAAGTATCCTGGATGCCTTCCTACGGTCCTGAAATGCGCGGAGGTACAGCCAATGTTACGGTGATCATCAGTGACGAACGGATCAGTTCACCGGTATTGAATGCCTTCGACTCGGCCATTGTACTCAACCAGCAGTCTATGGATAAATTCGAGCCCCTGGTAAAAGCAGGCGGAACCCTGATATACGATCCGAACGGTATTACCCACCATCCTACCCGGAAAGACATCAACATCTATCAGATCGAAGGTGCCCGCCTGGCTGCTGAGGGAGGTAATCCGAAAATCTTCAACATGATCATATTGGGAGGATTCCTGAAAGTAAAACCGATTATTAACCTGGATAATTTGGAGAAAGGGTTGAAGAAATCTCTTCCGGCCCGTCACCACAATTTAATACCGATGAATATCGAAGCCGTACAAACCGGTATGGCCGAACTTAAAACAATTCATCAATTATAA
- a CDS encoding thiamine pyrophosphate-dependent enzyme: protein MELTDIIKEENLVLQKSKLLTDNVMHYCPGCTHGVVHKLIAEVIEELNIQDQTIGVSPVGCSVFAYNYIDIDWAEAAHGRAPAVATAISRLHPEKYVFTYQGDGDLASIGCAEIMHACNRGENIVVVFINNAIYGMTGGQMAPTTLLGQVTSTTPYGRDAKLNGFPMKITELLAQLDGTCYVTRQSAETPAAVRKTKNALKKAFQNTRLQKGLSFVEVVGTCNSGWKMTPVDANKWMKEHMFEKYPLGDIKDI, encoded by the coding sequence ATGGAACTAACAGACATTATAAAAGAGGAAAACCTCGTACTCCAAAAGAGCAAACTCCTCACTGACAACGTTATGCACTACTGTCCGGGTTGTACTCACGGCGTAGTTCATAAATTGATCGCGGAGGTGATCGAAGAGCTGAACATCCAGGATCAGACCATCGGTGTTTCTCCGGTAGGATGTAGCGTATTCGCTTACAATTATATCGATATCGACTGGGCTGAAGCCGCTCACGGCCGTGCACCTGCCGTAGCTACCGCCATCAGCCGCCTGCACCCCGAAAAATATGTATTTACTTATCAGGGAGACGGTGACCTGGCATCTATCGGATGTGCAGAAATCATGCATGCTTGTAACCGGGGAGAAAATATCGTAGTGGTTTTTATTAACAACGCTATTTACGGTATGACCGGAGGCCAAATGGCTCCTACCACCTTGTTGGGACAGGTGACCTCGACCACACCCTACGGACGTGATGCCAAACTGAATGGTTTCCCGATGAAGATCACCGAATTATTGGCACAACTCGACGGAACCTGTTATGTTACCCGTCAAAGTGCAGAAACACCTGCTGCTGTACGGAAAACAAAAAATGCGCTGAAAAAAGCATTCCAAAATACCCGTTTACAAAAAGGCCTCTCCTTCGTAGAAGTTGTAGGTACTTGTAACTCCGGTTGGAAGATGACTCCCGTCGACGCCAATAAGTGGATGAAAGAACATATGTTTGAAAAATATCCGCTCGGGGACATCAAAGACATCTAA
- a CDS encoding RNA polymerase sigma-70 factor codes for MKPLRNSIHKFLKSAEVTFFEGLYRDYFTRTLFFAQQYLPDPEEAREIAQETFVTLWEKRTEIRPDLSVQAFILTIAKHKCLNVLRKKIAEQKYSDNLTARETMANYSALSDETFDTVQMQELEQLIGQALSELPEKTRIIYKMSRDQEMTYEEIAQEIDLSVKSVEYHMTKALAHMRYKLKDYLILLCFGLIPLLT; via the coding sequence ATGAAACCTTTAAGGAATAGTATCCATAAATTCCTGAAGTCAGCGGAAGTGACCTTCTTCGAAGGGTTATACCGGGATTATTTCACGCGTACCCTGTTTTTTGCACAGCAATATCTTCCCGATCCGGAAGAAGCCCGCGAAATTGCTCAGGAAACGTTCGTTACATTATGGGAAAAAAGAACTGAAATCCGTCCGGACCTCAGCGTACAAGCTTTTATTCTAACCATTGCCAAACACAAATGCCTGAATGTATTAAGAAAAAAGATCGCAGAACAAAAATACAGCGATAACCTGACGGCCCGGGAAACTATGGCTAACTATTCGGCTCTTTCCGACGAAACTTTCGATACCGTTCAAATGCAGGAGCTGGAACAACTGATCGGACAGGCCCTCTCTGAGCTGCCCGAAAAAACGAGAATAATCTATAAAATGAGCCGGGACCAGGAAATGACCTATGAAGAAATCGCACAGGAAATCGATTTATCGGTCAAATCCGTCGAATACCACATGACTAAAGCACTCGCTCACATGCGGTATAAACTGAAAGACTACCTGATACTTTTGTGTTTCGGATTAATCCCTTTACTCACTTAA